One window from the genome of Pyrobaculum ferrireducens encodes:
- a CDS encoding geranylgeranylglyceryl/heptaprenylglyceryl phosphate synthase, with protein MNLYEYLLEGVKHFTLIDPDKSVDYLKIARHALEAGTDGILVGGSLGIKEEQMSRVVRDIKTVANVPVVLFPGSLTQLTDAADGVLFLSVLNSLDPYFIVGAQVQAAVLIAKHYPGLEVISTAYVIVGDGGAAGFVSMSKPIPYTRPDIAAAYALAANYIGFKAVYLEAGSGAPQPVPPEMVRAARRAFPRVLIVGGGIRSGEAARAIARERPNVVVTGTLAEEAPEKLGDIVKAVKRP; from the coding sequence ATGAATCTCTATGAGTACTTACTAGAGGGGGTTAAGCATTTTACGTTGATTGACCCCGACAAGTCCGTCGACTATCTAAAAATCGCGAGGCACGCCCTGGAGGCGGGGACCGACGGGATACTTGTTGGCGGCTCGCTGGGGATTAAGGAGGAGCAGATGTCCCGGGTGGTTAGGGACATCAAGACTGTTGCGAACGTGCCCGTTGTGCTTTTTCCAGGCTCTTTGACGCAGCTCACCGACGCGGCCGACGGGGTGCTGTTCCTAAGCGTATTGAACTCCCTCGACCCCTACTTCATCGTGGGGGCCCAGGTGCAGGCGGCGGTGTTGATAGCCAAGCACTACCCCGGGCTTGAGGTCATCTCCACGGCGTATGTAATTGTGGGGGACGGCGGCGCGGCTGGCTTCGTCTCTATGAGCAAGCCGATTCCCTACACGAGGCCTGACATCGCCGCGGCGTACGCCCTAGCCGCGAATTACATTGGCTTCAAGGCTGTGTACCTCGAGGCCGGTAGCGGGGCGCCTCAGCCGGTGCCCCCCGAGATGGTGCGCGCCGCCAGGAGGGCCTTCCCGCGGGTTTTAATCGTGGGCGGGGGGATTAGGAGCGGCGAGGCGGCGAGGGCCATCGCCAGGGAGAGGCCCAACGTGGTGGTCACGGGGACTCTGGCGGAGGAGGCTCCCGAAAAGCTGGGCGATATAGTGAAAGCGGTTAAGAGGCCCTAG
- a CDS encoding molybdopterin molybdotransferase MoeA — protein MRYLSGLNPVARVAEILPQIKRVTDVEKVAAWDAAGRVAARDVVAPHDYPPKPRAAYDGYAVNSEATPGRFRVIGTVLVGQYRGDLAVGSGEAVYVTVGAFLPDGADAVVPEEAVERDGEYVVVKARYEKYANADPPGSYVRRGTVMLSQGTVVTPFDVVGLLDVGITTIYAYRKVRVGIVATGDELIVPPIDPDTAAELVMKGKVIESTASLVAWYIQTYMPYVEVREKVVASDRHEEVRAVVDKFLAEYDAVIITGGAGPSEIDHFYKLGFGGLRGFRMKPGRPTSVAVVGGKPVFGLSGYPISALHGVIRIVEPVLRHMANVTRPPGLGWVYATVTQDVHGEMAQVVRVKIEPGEGELYAKPIKVKHHSFTEPEAGGLALIPPGGVKKGDVVPVLLYRDVRRSGTGPP, from the coding sequence ATGAGGTACTTATCTGGGCTCAACCCTGTGGCGAGGGTGGCGGAAATCCTCCCACAAATCAAGAGAGTTACAGATGTTGAGAAAGTCGCCGCCTGGGACGCGGCGGGGAGAGTGGCCGCGAGGGATGTCGTAGCCCCCCACGACTACCCCCCAAAGCCCCGGGCCGCCTACGACGGCTATGCCGTGAACTCGGAGGCCACCCCCGGCAGATTTAGAGTGATCGGCACCGTGCTGGTGGGCCAGTACAGAGGAGATCTGGCCGTTGGAAGCGGGGAGGCTGTCTACGTTACCGTGGGGGCCTTTCTTCCAGACGGCGCAGACGCCGTGGTGCCGGAGGAGGCGGTGGAGCGAGATGGCGAGTACGTGGTGGTCAAGGCGAGGTATGAAAAATACGCAAATGCAGACCCTCCGGGATCGTACGTCCGCAGAGGGACCGTCATGCTCAGCCAAGGCACGGTGGTGACGCCCTTCGACGTCGTCGGTCTGCTCGACGTCGGGATCACTACGATATACGCCTACAGAAAGGTGCGGGTGGGCATAGTGGCGACGGGGGATGAGCTCATCGTCCCGCCCATCGACCCAGACACCGCCGCGGAGCTGGTGATGAAGGGGAAAGTCATTGAGTCCACGGCCTCCCTAGTCGCCTGGTACATCCAGACGTACATGCCGTATGTAGAGGTGAGGGAGAAGGTGGTGGCCAGCGACAGACACGAAGAGGTGAGGGCCGTCGTTGACAAGTTCCTAGCCGAGTACGACGCGGTGATAATAACGGGGGGCGCCGGCCCCAGCGAGATAGACCACTTCTACAAGCTGGGCTTCGGCGGGCTGAGGGGCTTCCGGATGAAGCCCGGCAGGCCCACAAGCGTGGCTGTTGTCGGCGGCAAGCCCGTCTTCGGCCTCTCCGGCTACCCAATCAGCGCCCTCCACGGCGTGATTAGAATAGTGGAGCCAGTCCTCCGCCACATGGCCAACGTAACGAGGCCCCCGGGGCTGGGCTGGGTATACGCCACCGTCACCCAAGACGTCCATGGGGAGATGGCCCAGGTGGTGAGGGTAAAGATAGAGCCGGGCGAGGGGGAGCTCTACGCCAAGCCGATAAAGGTTAAGCACCACTCCTTCACCGAGCCGGAGGCCGGGGGTCTTGCACTCATCCCACCGGGCGGGGTGAAGAAGGGCGACGTGGTGCCGGTCCTCCTCTACCGCGACGTCAGGCGGAGCGGCACCGGCCCACCTTGA
- a CDS encoding 30S ribosomal protein S27e: MPVRFSRVLIPQPKSKFIKIRCPDCGNEQITYSHAAMVVRCLVCGRVLAQPTGGKARFAGHIVKILE; this comes from the coding sequence ATGCCCGTCAGATTCAGCAGAGTCCTAATACCGCAACCCAAGTCCAAATTTATTAAGATTAGGTGTCCCGACTGCGGCAACGAGCAGATTACCTACAGCCACGCCGCCATGGTGGTGCGTTGCCTAGTCTGCGGAAGGGTGCTCGCGCAGCCCACGGGCGGTAAGGCGAGATTCGCCGGCCACATAGTCAAGATTCTAGAGTAG
- a CDS encoding 30S ribosomal protein S19e yields MPSVKDVPADQLISELARYIKENVPQVKPPVWAPFVKTGANKERPPMSADWWYVRAASLMRKLYIHGPVGVGSLRTAYGYRAKIGDKTRPERTRKAGGAVIRKILQQLEQAGLVARTKKGRVLTPEGRSLVDRLVTKIAKDLVKARPELAKYVAPPKE; encoded by the coding sequence ATGCCCTCCGTTAAGGACGTGCCAGCGGATCAGTTGATAAGCGAATTAGCCAGGTACATAAAGGAAAACGTGCCGCAGGTGAAGCCGCCAGTGTGGGCGCCTTTCGTCAAGACCGGCGCCAACAAGGAGAGGCCTCCCATGTCCGCCGACTGGTGGTACGTAAGAGCCGCCTCCCTCATGAGGAAGCTATACATACACGGGCCCGTTGGGGTGGGCAGTTTGAGGACTGCGTATGGATACAGGGCGAAAATCGGCGACAAGACCAGGCCGGAGAGGACCAGAAAGGCAGGCGGCGCAGTAATTAGAAAGATACTACAGCAACTAGAGCAGGCAGGCCTCGTGGCGAGGACTAAGAAGGGGAGGGTCTTGACGCCGGAGGGCCGCTCTCTAGTGGACAGGCTAGTCACAAAGATAGCTAAGGACTTGGTGAAGGCTAGGCCGGAGCTCGCCAAGTACGTAGCGCCGCCCAAGGAGTAA
- a CDS encoding translation initiation factor IF-2 subunit alpha, producing the protein MRLVKKEFPDVGEVVIGTVKKIAEHGAYVYLDEYELEAFAPTQEIIQSWFHSIRDYVKEGNKTVFKVISVNPKMRVVEVSLKRVRVDEKEKKLLLYRHRVRTLKLLEIAMKKLGKTQEEALKTMWYLEEQFGDPFKVFEEVVKTGPQVLDDLELDPKLKEAIVELARQQIEIPPTKISGIIKAVSVEGDGAERIKAALAELAKAIQEKYPQISAKIYVVGPPRYRIDIVGQQPKQVEAAFTEITNLLQTLQKKYKVITTVQRIEQ; encoded by the coding sequence ATGCGCCTCGTCAAGAAGGAGTTTCCAGACGTAGGCGAGGTGGTGATAGGCACGGTGAAGAAAATTGCAGAACACGGCGCCTATGTATACCTCGACGAGTACGAGCTAGAAGCCTTCGCCCCTACCCAGGAGATTATCCAGTCCTGGTTCCACTCTATTAGGGACTATGTCAAGGAGGGCAACAAGACTGTGTTTAAGGTGATCAGCGTCAACCCCAAGATGAGGGTTGTCGAGGTGTCGCTGAAGCGCGTCCGCGTCGACGAGAAGGAGAAGAAGCTCCTCCTATACCGCCACCGGGTCAGGACGCTGAAGCTCTTGGAGATTGCCATGAAGAAGCTGGGCAAGACCCAGGAGGAGGCCCTTAAGACGATGTGGTACCTCGAGGAGCAGTTCGGCGACCCCTTCAAGGTGTTTGAGGAAGTCGTCAAGACGGGGCCCCAGGTGCTGGACGACTTGGAGCTCGACCCCAAGCTTAAGGAGGCCATTGTCGAGCTGGCGAGGCAGCAGATAGAGATACCCCCCACGAAGATTTCTGGAATAATAAAGGCGGTGAGCGTCGAGGGAGACGGCGCCGAGAGGATAAAAGCCGCACTCGCCGAGCTAGCCAAGGCCATACAGGAGAAGTACCCGCAAATCTCGGCGAAGATATACGTGGTGGGGCCGCCCCGCTACAGAATCGACATCGTAGGACAGCAACCAAAACAGGTGGAGGCGGCGTTTACAGAAATCACAAATCTCCTACAGACACTTCAAAAGAAGTACAAGGTGATAACCACCGTACAGCGCATCGAGCAATGA
- the pcn gene encoding proliferating cell nuclear antigen (pcna), producing MSKPVLTYMDAKEFAYIVDSIAVLVEEASFVVRGDGLYLRALDASRTAMVDLIMPKEAFEEFPEVDELRFGLNLKDLKKLLRRVKKGDKISMEFEEGRLRIKLVGKSVRSITLPSIEVVGEELPTPKVVYTAMVKTASDILASAIKDADAVADEVKFDATEEAFVISATSDKGEVEVRLEKNSELVYEFDVKEPASARFSLEYLVDIVSRSSKISDIVTVELATAKPVHLTFDIPAGGRIAYFVAPRVE from the coding sequence ATGTCTAAGCCCGTCCTGACTTATATGGACGCCAAGGAGTTCGCGTACATAGTTGACTCTATAGCTGTGTTGGTGGAGGAGGCCAGCTTCGTGGTTAGGGGGGACGGCCTCTATCTCAGAGCTCTCGACGCCTCGAGGACCGCCATGGTGGATTTAATCATGCCGAAGGAGGCTTTCGAAGAGTTTCCAGAGGTGGATGAGCTTAGGTTCGGCCTCAATTTAAAGGATCTCAAGAAGTTGCTTAGGAGGGTGAAGAAGGGAGATAAGATATCTATGGAGTTTGAGGAGGGGAGGCTGAGGATTAAGCTGGTCGGCAAGTCGGTGCGCTCCATCACCTTGCCCTCTATCGAGGTGGTGGGGGAGGAGTTGCCCACGCCTAAGGTGGTGTACACCGCCATGGTTAAGACCGCCAGCGACATCTTGGCTTCGGCTATTAAAGACGCCGACGCCGTGGCGGACGAGGTTAAGTTCGACGCCACTGAGGAGGCGTTTGTGATAAGCGCAACCAGCGACAAGGGGGAGGTGGAGGTGAGGCTGGAGAAGAACAGCGAGTTGGTGTACGAATTCGACGTGAAGGAGCCGGCATCCGCCAGGTTCTCCCTGGAGTACCTAGTGGACATTGTGAGCAGGTCTTCGAAAATCAGCGACATAGTCACCGTGGAGCTCGCCACCGCCAAGCCGGTGCACCTCACCTTCGACATACCGGCTGGGGGGAGGATAGCCTACTTCGTCGCGCCGAGGGTGGAGTGA
- a CDS encoding STT3 domain-containing protein: MDRREKILLVIPALLATFAMALYVRMYRVYLWGWWLDEFDPYIRYYLARYTLEHGVGWWWSGAHFTQFWYPYGIDWGKVLLPGTSFYGLFVYSILRPFGVDLWHAVIAAPAIMNALAVFSAFYLGYRVGSELGVPNGGVRVGLVTALLVAFMPAYIERGVAAWFDDEPISLFLIPLGLAFLIDGLKRPWMGALAGVALGYIAWTWGAHFYIWNLAGLYALVLPTYYFLKLAFTRREEAPRGRKRQQPQPQAPALPFSTRNLFLSYLLFYVVYAFLVATIPRYGVASLTGAFNILPTFGLLAAAAVWALDTRLGVSRATELLRRYIWLILAVTLAGIGVFVGAIAAGLIGGKFLATLLPFGRSAIVASVAEHSTTQFYQILIRYGPILPFIIVSVPYLFTPGGLLALTYLATAGYAAATMVRLLVLLAPVATVSAALGVVKLLDSRRLGPLMLLAAVVSMVMVLVSGASVATQPTQIVMSAVASPYPSDDFLDALMWLKTRLPPYEPVASWWDYGYWISVVGNKTSLADNSTINATQIGKIGLGMMAPPQIGANIFSREFGTKYILAIMPFAIYPINLQIGQAPVLIHENPAGGDFLKSYWMTRIALENVKKEAEAVLGVPAGVSAEDFIYTRVMSYPGPPPGSYAYFTIGGYYFPVPLNLNRTLYAMLFSKERLFPIYGNASQYLPWVFEGVERGDTFTSFRALKVTGGNVYLPVDVPQKLQGVATYVIQGWTQKGVEVVVDPLTGRTEDIPFVTAHTAPLRLVYVSKPYGWVVVYQVTS; the protein is encoded by the coding sequence ATGGATCGAAGAGAGAAGATACTGCTGGTCATACCGGCTCTGCTTGCGACATTCGCAATGGCTCTCTACGTGAGGATGTACAGGGTGTACCTCTGGGGGTGGTGGCTGGACGAGTTTGACCCGTATATACGCTACTACCTAGCCAGATACACTCTTGAACACGGAGTGGGGTGGTGGTGGTCCGGGGCCCACTTCACCCAGTTCTGGTACCCCTACGGCATCGACTGGGGGAAGGTCCTCCTCCCCGGCACCTCCTTCTACGGCCTCTTCGTCTACTCAATCCTGAGGCCCTTCGGCGTCGATCTGTGGCACGCGGTTATCGCCGCCCCCGCCATCATGAACGCGCTGGCTGTCTTCTCCGCCTTCTACCTCGGGTACAGAGTGGGGAGCGAGCTGGGCGTCCCCAACGGCGGCGTCAGAGTGGGGCTAGTGACGGCCCTCCTAGTGGCCTTCATGCCGGCCTACATCGAGAGGGGGGTCGCCGCGTGGTTCGACGACGAGCCCATAAGCCTCTTCCTCATACCCCTAGGCCTCGCCTTCCTAATCGATGGCTTGAAAAGGCCGTGGATGGGCGCCCTAGCCGGAGTTGCGCTGGGGTACATCGCGTGGACCTGGGGAGCCCACTTCTACATCTGGAACCTGGCGGGCCTTTACGCCCTGGTTCTGCCGACATACTACTTCCTTAAACTAGCCTTCACTAGGAGAGAGGAGGCACCCAGGGGGCGAAAGAGGCAGCAACCACAGCCCCAGGCGCCGGCTCTACCCTTCAGCACGAGAAACCTCTTCTTGTCCTACCTACTGTTCTACGTCGTCTACGCATTTCTCGTGGCGACGATCCCACGCTACGGCGTAGCTAGCCTCACCGGCGCCTTCAACATACTACCCACGTTCGGCCTGCTCGCCGCGGCGGCTGTCTGGGCCCTAGATACGCGGCTCGGCGTGTCCCGCGCCACGGAGCTCCTTAGGAGGTACATCTGGCTGATACTCGCAGTCACCCTCGCGGGCATAGGCGTCTTCGTGGGGGCAATAGCCGCGGGGCTGATCGGCGGCAAGTTCCTAGCCACACTCCTGCCCTTCGGCAGATCGGCAATTGTGGCCAGCGTCGCGGAGCACAGCACAACCCAGTTCTACCAAATACTTATTAGATACGGCCCAATACTGCCCTTCATAATTGTGTCCGTCCCCTACCTCTTCACCCCCGGCGGCCTGCTGGCCTTAACTTACCTAGCCACGGCAGGATACGCCGCTGCTACGATGGTCCGTCTTCTAGTCCTGCTGGCGCCGGTGGCAACGGTCTCCGCGGCGCTTGGCGTTGTGAAGCTGCTAGATAGCAGGAGGCTGGGGCCGCTGATGCTCCTCGCCGCCGTCGTGTCTATGGTGATGGTGTTGGTGTCGGGCGCCAGCGTGGCGACGCAACCCACCCAGATCGTGATGTCCGCAGTGGCGTCCCCCTACCCCAGCGACGACTTTCTCGACGCGTTGATGTGGCTAAAGACGAGGTTGCCGCCTTACGAGCCGGTGGCCTCGTGGTGGGACTACGGCTACTGGATATCTGTAGTGGGGAACAAGACTAGCCTCGCGGACAACTCCACTATAAACGCCACGCAGATTGGGAAGATCGGCCTCGGGATGATGGCGCCTCCGCAGATAGGCGCCAATATATTCAGCAGGGAATTCGGCACCAAGTACATCCTCGCAATTATGCCATTTGCCATCTACCCAATAAATCTGCAGATAGGCCAAGCGCCCGTGTTGATCCACGAGAACCCCGCCGGTGGGGACTTTCTGAAGTCGTACTGGATGACGCGCATCGCGCTTGAAAATGTTAAGAAAGAGGCGGAGGCGGTTCTCGGCGTCCCCGCGGGCGTGAGCGCCGAGGACTTCATATATACTAGAGTTATGTCGTACCCAGGGCCGCCCCCTGGCTCATACGCCTACTTCACAATTGGGGGCTACTACTTCCCCGTGCCTCTAAATCTAAACCGGACGCTCTACGCAATGCTCTTCTCGAAGGAGAGGCTGTTCCCCATCTACGGCAACGCCAGCCAGTACCTGCCTTGGGTTTTTGAGGGCGTGGAGCGCGGCGACACCTTCACCTCTTTCAGAGCTTTGAAAGTAACCGGCGGGAATGTGTATCTGCCAGTGGACGTCCCGCAGAAGCTCCAGGGCGTGGCTACCTACGTCATACAAGGCTGGACTCAGAAAGGTGTGGAGGTCGTGGTGGATCCACTCACCGGGAGGACCGAAGACATCCCCTTCGTGACGGCGCACACGGCGCCGCTGAGGCTTGTGTACGTATCTAAGCCCTACGGCTGGGTTGTCGTGTATCAAGTCACGTCGTGA
- a CDS encoding 50S ribosomal protein L39e, translating into MARNKPLGKKLRLAAALNSNRNPPVWVVAKTKRRVTRSPARRHWRRTKLKA; encoded by the coding sequence ATGGCCAGGAACAAGCCCCTCGGCAAGAAGCTGAGGCTCGCCGCCGCGTTGAACTCCAACCGAAACCCGCCAGTGTGGGTCGTGGCGAAGACCAAGAGGAGAGTGACAAGATCCCCCGCCAGGAGGCACTGGAGGAGGACGAAGCTGAAGGCCTAG
- the priS gene encoding DNA primase catalytic subunit PriS, with translation MIIEVFFRNFYRNYARFEIDAVERREFAFQPFGGGMVRHKSFKSLEDLRRFVVEKTPRHIYHSVAYYERPGEEDMEGKGWLGADLVFDIDGDHLDTEACRGATLVTLQCLEDAREEANKLVDVLREELDLKPARIVFSGNRGFHIHVSGEEVLGLGARERRELVNFLKAGGFDPSRFEARLGRRRIVLYEEVPVGSLLRIRQGVEDPRALRVEIDEVVTQDVHRLIRAPGSINGKTGLAAIPLALRDLERGAEDIVERAVAFRKGHLRFRFEKDFRGAVLFEKVEAGAGDFKVLPAYVAIYLELQGFGKIHD, from the coding sequence GTGATTATCGAGGTATTTTTCCGCAACTTCTACCGAAACTACGCCAGGTTTGAAATCGACGCGGTGGAGAGGAGGGAATTCGCCTTTCAGCCGTTCGGCGGGGGCATGGTGAGGCACAAGTCCTTCAAGTCGCTGGAGGACTTGAGGAGGTTCGTGGTGGAGAAGACTCCGAGGCATATATACCACTCCGTGGCGTATTACGAGAGGCCGGGCGAGGAGGATATGGAGGGGAAGGGCTGGCTGGGGGCGGACCTTGTCTTCGACATAGATGGGGACCACCTAGACACAGAGGCGTGCAGAGGAGCCACCCTGGTGACTCTCCAGTGCCTAGAGGACGCCAGGGAGGAGGCGAATAAGCTGGTGGACGTACTGAGGGAGGAGCTGGACCTAAAGCCCGCTAGGATAGTGTTTTCGGGGAACAGGGGCTTCCACATCCACGTCTCGGGCGAGGAGGTGCTTGGGCTTGGGGCTAGGGAGAGGAGGGAGTTGGTGAACTTCCTAAAGGCTGGGGGGTTCGACCCGTCGAGGTTTGAGGCTAGGCTCGGCAGGAGGAGGATTGTTCTCTACGAGGAGGTGCCCGTGGGGAGCCTCTTAAGGATCCGGCAGGGGGTTGAGGACCCCAGGGCGCTTAGGGTTGAGATAGACGAGGTGGTGACGCAAGACGTCCACCGCCTCATCAGGGCGCCGGGGTCTATCAACGGGAAGACGGGCCTCGCCGCCATCCCCCTCGCGTTGAGAGACTTGGAGAGGGGGGCGGAGGACATCGTCGAGAGGGCCGTGGCTTTTCGCAAGGGCCACCTGAGGTTTAGGTTTGAGAAGGACTTCCGCGGCGCTGTGTTGTTTGAAAAGGTGGAGGCGGGGGCTGGGGATTTCAAGGTGTTGCCGGCCTACGTGGCGATATATTTAGAACTCCAGGGATTTGGAAAGATACATGATTGA
- a CDS encoding transcription factor S, translating into MRFCPNDRSLLIPVRKGDRTVLRCPKCGYEEDASNAQGRYQSKTVVENRNTVIVLADNATNLPRVKTRGCPKCGHDEAYFWVQQTRAADEPPTRFYKCTKCGHTWREYE; encoded by the coding sequence ATGAGGTTTTGCCCCAACGACAGGAGTCTGCTAATCCCCGTGAGGAAGGGGGACAGGACTGTGCTGAGGTGTCCTAAGTGCGGCTACGAGGAGGACGCGTCTAACGCCCAGGGGCGCTACCAGAGCAAGACAGTTGTGGAGAATAGGAACACCGTCATCGTCTTGGCGGATAATGCGACCAACCTGCCTAGGGTTAAGACTAGGGGGTGTCCCAAGTGCGGCCACGACGAGGCGTATTTCTGGGTTCAGCAGACGAGGGCGGCTGACGAGCCGCCTACCCGCTTCTATAAGTGTACTAAATGCGGCCACACCTGGCGTGAGTACGAGTAA
- a CDS encoding 50S ribosomal protein L44e translates to MKFPKSVNVYCPRCNAYTKHSVSNYHAGQRRSSAEGQRRYERKLKGYGSTPKPKQKRFAKINKKVTLVFTCSKCGYKLVKTLGRMKKVELV, encoded by the coding sequence ATGAAGTTTCCCAAGAGCGTCAATGTGTACTGCCCCCGTTGCAACGCCTACACTAAGCACAGTGTTTCCAACTACCACGCCGGCCAGAGGCGCAGTTCGGCTGAGGGCCAGAGGAGGTACGAGAGGAAGCTTAAGGGCTACGGCTCGACGCCGAAGCCGAAGCAGAAGCGCTTCGCCAAGATAAATAAGAAGGTGACGCTGGTCTTTACATGTAGCAAATGCGGCTACAAGCTGGTCAAGACCCTGGGCAGGATGAAGAAGGTGGAGCTGGTGTAG
- a CDS encoding RNA-protein complex protein Nop10: MRSLLRRCANCGAYTLSKERCPRCGGPVRVPHPPKYSPEDKYQKYRILQKLATGQLPVREDTREKILKDLTT, from the coding sequence ATGAGGTCGTTGCTGAGGCGCTGCGCCAACTGCGGCGCCTACACCCTCTCCAAGGAGAGGTGCCCCCGGTGCGGAGGGCCCGTGAGGGTCCCCCACCCCCCTAAATACTCGCCAGAGGACAAGTATCAGAAGTATAGAATACTCCAGAAGCTGGCGACGGGGCAGCTCCCAGTGAGGGAGGACACCAGGGAAAAGATTTTGAAAGACCTCACGACGTGA
- a CDS encoding DNA-binding protein, with the protein MDGEGFEDREIEEIRRRKLEELQKKAELERQAQIAAAQRRAALKQILTPEALARLDNIKVVRPELAEALEQQLISLAASGRVKVPIDDATLKKILESVYSQTRREYRFKL; encoded by the coding sequence ATGGACGGAGAGGGTTTCGAAGACAGGGAGATTGAGGAGATCCGCAGGAGGAAACTGGAGGAGCTCCAGAAAAAGGCCGAGCTGGAGCGGCAGGCCCAGATAGCGGCTGCGCAGAGGCGGGCCGCGTTGAAGCAGATCTTGACACCGGAGGCCTTGGCGAGGCTTGACAACATCAAGGTGGTGAGGCCAGAGCTGGCGGAGGCCCTAGAGCAACAGCTCATAAGCCTAGCCGCATCGGGTAGGGTGAAGGTGCCCATAGACGACGCCACTTTGAAAAAAATCTTGGAGAGCGTATACAGCCAAACCCGGAGGGAGTACCGCTTCAAGCTTTAG